In Ipomoea triloba cultivar NCNSP0323 chromosome 15, ASM357664v1, one genomic interval encodes:
- the LOC116007505 gene encoding acyl-coenzyme A oxidase 4, peroxisomal-like: MEAHPSLKAAQEEMKKEAKSSYFDLPALDVSVAFPQATPAANFPPCTSDYYQFDDLLTPQERSIRMKVRIFMEKEVAPIITKYWEKAEFPFEIIPKVGALHVVGGSLKGEYGCPGLSITESAIVFAEVARVDASLSVFILVHDYLAMHTIGICGSEIQRQKYLPSMAKLQSVGCWGLTEPDYGSDASALRTTAKKVEGGWILEGQKRWVGNSTFADILIIFARNTTTKKINAFIVKKDAPGLQATKIENKIGMRVVQNGDILLNKVFVPDEDRLPGVNSFQDTKKVLAASRLMVAWQPIGISMGVYDVCHRYLKERKQFGAPLAAYQLAQQKLVKMLGNIQGMFLVGWRLCKLYETGKMTHGQASLGKAWITLKARETVALGRELLGGNGNLADFHVGKAFCDMESVYTFEGTYDINTLVTGREVTGISSFKPALLSTGSRL, translated from the exons ATGGAAGCTCATCCATCTTTGAAAGCCGCTCAAG aggaaatgaagaaagaagCAAAAAGCTCGTATTTTGATTTACCGGCGCTGGATGTTTCTGTTGCATTTCCTCAGGCAACTCCAGCAGCAAACTTTCCTCCTTGCA CTTCTGACTACTATCAGTTCGATGATCTATTGACTCCCCAAGAGCGATCCATCAGAATGAAAGTGAGAATATTCATGGAAAAAGAAGTAGCACCCATAATCACAAAA TACTGGGAGAAGGCTGAGTTTCCGTTTGAAATAATTCCCAAAGTTGGGGCTTTGCATGTGGTTGGTGGCAGTCTAAAGGGGGAGTATGGGTGTCCTGGTCTCTCCATAACTGAAAGCGCCATCGTCTTCGCAGAGGTTGCTAGAGTTGATGCAAGCCTCTCTGTGTTCATTTTGGTTCATGATTATTTGGCAATGCATACCATTG gaataTGTGGATCTGAGATTCAAAGGCAGAAGTATTTGCCATCCATGGCCAAACTTCAAAGTGTGGGTTGTTGG GGTCTGACAGAACCGGACTATGGAAGCGATGCAAGTGCTTTGAGAACAACCGCGAAGAAG GTTGAAGGTGGTTGGATCCTTGAAGGCCAAAAGCGTTGGGTTGGAAACAGCACTTTTGCAGATATACTCATTATTTTTGCTAGAAACACCACTACAAAAAAGATCAATgc GTTCATAGTAAAGAAAGATGCTCCAGGGCTGCAAGCTACTAAAATAGAGAATAAAATTGGCATGAGAGTTGTTCAAAATGGAGATATTCTCTTAAACAAAGTATTTGTACCGGATGAGGATAGACTCCCCGGTGTAAATTCTTTCCAGGATACaaaaaag GTTCTTGCTGCTTCTCGTCTCATGGTTGCATGGCAACCTATTGGCATTTCAATGGGTGTTTACGATGTGTGCCACAG GTACTTGAAAGAGAGGAAGCAGTTTGGAGCTCCATTGGCAGCTTACCAACTGGCCCAACAGAAGTTGGTAAAGATGTTGGGAAACATTCAGGGGATGTTTCTGGTCGGTTGGCGCCTCTGCAAGTTGTACGAAACTGGTAAAATGACACACGGTCAAGCTAGCCTGGGAAAA GCATGGATTACCTTGAAGGCAAGGGAAACTGTTGCTCTTGGTAGGGAGTTACTAGGTGGCAACGGAAACTTGGCTGACTTTCACGTCGGAAAG gCATTTTGCGACATGGAATCAGTGTATACATTTGAAGGAACCTACGACATTAACACCCTGGTGACGGGGAGAGAAGTAACGGGTATTTCTAGTTTCAAACCAGCTCTTTTGAGCACAGGGAGTCGCCTTTAG